A genomic segment from Glycine soja cultivar W05 chromosome 18, ASM419377v2, whole genome shotgun sequence encodes:
- the LOC114395070 gene encoding B3 domain-containing transcription factor ABI3-like isoform X3, whose translation MENEHTLAVAEREMWLNSDQDEFLGVNDASMFYADFPPLPDFPCMSSSSSSSSALPFPVKTMTCSTRTTTTTTTSSSSSSSSWAVLKSDAEEDAEKNHCNRYMHDQLDATLSSTASMEVSQQKNLDPGLGGPVGECMDDVMDTFGYMELLEANDFFDPASIFQNEDNENPLVDFGTLEQHVPLHDEQHEMLHHQQGRTEEVDHQVPVCEEIQGDEEGGDGVGVDDEMSNVFLEWLKSNKDSVSANDLRNVKLKKATIESAARRLGGGKEAMKQLLKLILEWVQTSHLQNKRRKENNGSSISSALQAQFPDPSVQNNQNTQSGSFSPESNACFNNQTPWLSPQTFATDQAPLMVPPQQFQQPMVGYVGDPYTSGAASNNITTSHNHNSNNPYQPGAEQYHMLESAHSWPHSQFNVACHYSQSFGDNNGIFPHGGFGGGYGNNQYPYQFFHGPGDTLMRLGPSATKEARKKRMARQRRFLSHHRHHNGNHQNSGSDPHARLGGGDNCTTGLAAPHHANPTANWMYWQAMTGGAAGPLAPPAEPPAVDRSALQTQNCHQSRVASDRRQGWKPEKNLRFLLQKVLKQSDVGSLGRIVLPKKEAETHLPELEARDGISITMEDIGTSRVWNMRYSIRYWPNNKSRMYLLENTGDFVRANGLQEGDFIVIYSDVKCGKYMIRGVKVRQQGVKPETKKVGKSQKNQHGTGTNASTTACTAANNGTPSSPKTKAEKSSKLI comes from the exons ATGGAAAACGAACACACTTTGGCGGTTGCTGAGAGAGAGATGTGGCTGAACAGTGACCAAGACGAGTTCCTAGGAGTCAATGATGCTTCCATGTTCTACGCCGATTTCCCTCCTCTCCCTGATTTCCCTTGcatgtcatcatcatcatcttcttcttcagcaCTACCATTTCCTGTGAAGACCATGACATGTTCCACCAGAACCACAACAACAACCACCActtcctcttcttcctcttcctcatccTGGGCCGTGTTGAAATCAGATGCTGAGGAAGATGCAGAGAAAAATCATTGCAACCGCTACATGCATGACCAACTTGATGCAACTTTGTCTTCCACTGCTTCCATGGAGGTTTCTCAACAGAAAAACCTCGATCCTGGGCTTGGTGGCCCTGTTGGTGAGTGCATGGATGATGTTATGGACACTTTTGGGTACATGGAGCTTTTGGAGGCCAATGATTTCTTCGACCCTGCCTCTATCTTTCAGAACGAGGATAACGAAAACCCTTTAGTAGATTTCGGCACACTGGAGCAGCATGTGCCGTTGCATGATGAGCAACATGAAATGTTGCATCATCAGCAAGGGAGAACAGAAGAGGTTGATCATCAGGTTCCTGTGTGTGAAGAGATCCAAGGAGATGAAGAAGGTGGTGATGGTGTTGGAGTAGACGATGAGATGAGTAATGTGTTCTTGGAGTGGCTCAAGTCTAACAAGGATAGTGTCTCTGCTAATGATTTGAGGAATGTGAAGCTCAAGAAGGCGACGATTGAAAGTGCTGCGAGGCGGCTAGGGGGAGGAAAAGAAGCCATGAAGCAGTTGCTGAAGCTGATTCTTGAGTGGGTTCAAACCAGCCATCTTCAGAATAAGCGGCGTAAGGAGAATAACGGTAGCAGTATTAGCAGTGCACTTCAGGCACAGTTTCCGGATCCTAGTGTCCAGAACAACCAGAATACACAAAGTGGTTCATTTTCACCTGAATCAAACGCTTGTTTCAACAACCAGACACCGTGGTTGAGTCCTCAAACTTTTGCAACAGATCAGGCTCCTCTCATGGTGCCTCCACAGCAATTTCAACAACCCATGGTTGGGTATGTGGGTGACCCTTACACTAGTGGTGCTGCTTCAAATAACATCACAACTTCTCATAATCATAACAGCAACAACCCCTATCAACCTGGTGCAGAACAATATCACATGTTGGAGTCGGCACATTCATGGCCTCATTCTCAGTTCAATGTTGCTTGTCACTATAGCCAGTCTTTTGGGGACAATAATGGTATTTTCCCACATGGGGGTTTTGGTGGTGGCTATGGCAATAACCAGTACCCTTACCAGTTTTTTCATGGCCCTGGTGATACGTTGATGAGGTTGGGGCCCTCGGCGACGAAGGAAGCgaggaagaagagaatggcGAGGCAGAGAAGGTTTCTGTCTCATCACAGGCATCATAATGGTAATCACCAGAATTCAGGGTCAGACCCACATGCAAGATTGGGGGGTGGTGATAATTGCACCACTGGTTTGGCTGCACCTCATCATGCAAATCCTACAGCCAATTGGATGTACTGGCAGGCTATGACGGGCGGTGCGGCGGGTCCTTTGGCTCCCCCGGCCGAGCCGCCAGCTGTGGACCGGTCTGCCTTGCAGACACAGAATTGTCATCAGAGTCGAGTTGCATCAGATAGGAGACAG GGTTGGAAGCCTGAGAAAAACTTGAGGTTCCTTCTGCAGAAGGTGTTGAAACAAAGCGATGTGGGAAGTTTGGGGAGAATAGTTTTGCCAAAA AAAGAGGCAGAAACCCATTTGCCAGAGCTGGAGGCAAGAGATGGAATTTCCATAACAATGGAAGACATTGGAACTTCACGTGTTTGGAACATGCGCTATAG CATCAGATACTGGCCGAACAACAAAAGCAGAATGTATTTGCTCGAGAACACTG GTGACTTTGTGAGAGCCAATGGACTCCAAGAGGGAGATTTCATAGTGATATACTCAGATGTGAAGTGTGGCAAATAT atGATAAGAGGAGTGAAAGTGAGACAACAAGGTGTGAAACCAGAGACCAAGAAAGTAGGAAAATCGCAGAAAAACCAGCATGGGACAGGGACAAATGCATCAACTACAGCTTGTACTGCTGCTAATAATGGCACGCCATCGTCACCGAAAACCAAAGCTGAAAAAAGtagtaaattaatataa
- the LOC114395070 gene encoding B3 domain-containing transcription factor ABI3-like isoform X4: MECEVELQGGDLHAGVVTEPNPIGFGTMENEHTLAVAEREMWLNSDQDEFLGVNDASMFYADFPPLPDFPCMSSSSSSSSALPFPVKTMTCSTRTTTTTTTSSSSSSSSWAVLKSDAEEDAEKNHCNRYMHDQLDATLSSTASMEVSQQKNLDPGLGGPVGECMDDVMDTFGYMELLEANDFFDPASIFQNEDNENPLVDFGTLEQHVPLHDEQHEMLHHQQGRTEEVDHQVPVCEEIQGDEEGGDGVGVDDEMSNVFLEWLKSNKDSVSANDLRNVKLKKATIESAARRLGGGKEAMKQLLKLILEWVQTSHLQNKRRKENNGSSISSALQAQFPDPSVQNNQNTQSGSFSPESNACFNNQTPWLSPQTFATDQAPLMVPPQQFQQPMVGYVGDPYTSGAASNNITTSHNHNSNNPYQPGAEQYHMLESAHSWPHSQFNVACHYSQSFGDNNGIFPHGGFGGGYGNNQYPYQFFHGPGDTLMRLGPSATKEARKKRMARQRRFLSHHRHHNGNHQNSGSDPHARLGGGDNCTTGLAAPHHANPTANWMYWQAMTGGAAGPLAPPAEPPAVDRSALQTQNCHQSRVASDRRQKEAETHLPELEARDGISITMEDIGTSRVWNMRYSIRYWPNNKSRMYLLENTGDFVRANGLQEGDFIVIYSDVKCGKYMIRGVKVRQQGVKPETKKVGKSQKNQHGTGTNASTTACTAANNGTPSSPKTKAEKSSKLI, translated from the exons ATGGAGTGTGAAGTTGAATTACAAGGGGGAGATCTGCATGCAGGGGTGGTAACTGAGCCAAACCCTATTGGTTTTGGCACCATGGAAAACGAACACACTTTGGCGGTTGCTGAGAGAGAGATGTGGCTGAACAGTGACCAAGACGAGTTCCTAGGAGTCAATGATGCTTCCATGTTCTACGCCGATTTCCCTCCTCTCCCTGATTTCCCTTGcatgtcatcatcatcatcttcttcttcagcaCTACCATTTCCTGTGAAGACCATGACATGTTCCACCAGAACCACAACAACAACCACCActtcctcttcttcctcttcctcatccTGGGCCGTGTTGAAATCAGATGCTGAGGAAGATGCAGAGAAAAATCATTGCAACCGCTACATGCATGACCAACTTGATGCAACTTTGTCTTCCACTGCTTCCATGGAGGTTTCTCAACAGAAAAACCTCGATCCTGGGCTTGGTGGCCCTGTTGGTGAGTGCATGGATGATGTTATGGACACTTTTGGGTACATGGAGCTTTTGGAGGCCAATGATTTCTTCGACCCTGCCTCTATCTTTCAGAACGAGGATAACGAAAACCCTTTAGTAGATTTCGGCACACTGGAGCAGCATGTGCCGTTGCATGATGAGCAACATGAAATGTTGCATCATCAGCAAGGGAGAACAGAAGAGGTTGATCATCAGGTTCCTGTGTGTGAAGAGATCCAAGGAGATGAAGAAGGTGGTGATGGTGTTGGAGTAGACGATGAGATGAGTAATGTGTTCTTGGAGTGGCTCAAGTCTAACAAGGATAGTGTCTCTGCTAATGATTTGAGGAATGTGAAGCTCAAGAAGGCGACGATTGAAAGTGCTGCGAGGCGGCTAGGGGGAGGAAAAGAAGCCATGAAGCAGTTGCTGAAGCTGATTCTTGAGTGGGTTCAAACCAGCCATCTTCAGAATAAGCGGCGTAAGGAGAATAACGGTAGCAGTATTAGCAGTGCACTTCAGGCACAGTTTCCGGATCCTAGTGTCCAGAACAACCAGAATACACAAAGTGGTTCATTTTCACCTGAATCAAACGCTTGTTTCAACAACCAGACACCGTGGTTGAGTCCTCAAACTTTTGCAACAGATCAGGCTCCTCTCATGGTGCCTCCACAGCAATTTCAACAACCCATGGTTGGGTATGTGGGTGACCCTTACACTAGTGGTGCTGCTTCAAATAACATCACAACTTCTCATAATCATAACAGCAACAACCCCTATCAACCTGGTGCAGAACAATATCACATGTTGGAGTCGGCACATTCATGGCCTCATTCTCAGTTCAATGTTGCTTGTCACTATAGCCAGTCTTTTGGGGACAATAATGGTATTTTCCCACATGGGGGTTTTGGTGGTGGCTATGGCAATAACCAGTACCCTTACCAGTTTTTTCATGGCCCTGGTGATACGTTGATGAGGTTGGGGCCCTCGGCGACGAAGGAAGCgaggaagaagagaatggcGAGGCAGAGAAGGTTTCTGTCTCATCACAGGCATCATAATGGTAATCACCAGAATTCAGGGTCAGACCCACATGCAAGATTGGGGGGTGGTGATAATTGCACCACTGGTTTGGCTGCACCTCATCATGCAAATCCTACAGCCAATTGGATGTACTGGCAGGCTATGACGGGCGGTGCGGCGGGTCCTTTGGCTCCCCCGGCCGAGCCGCCAGCTGTGGACCGGTCTGCCTTGCAGACACAGAATTGTCATCAGAGTCGAGTTGCATCAGATAGGAGACAG AAAGAGGCAGAAACCCATTTGCCAGAGCTGGAGGCAAGAGATGGAATTTCCATAACAATGGAAGACATTGGAACTTCACGTGTTTGGAACATGCGCTATAG CATCAGATACTGGCCGAACAACAAAAGCAGAATGTATTTGCTCGAGAACACTG GTGACTTTGTGAGAGCCAATGGACTCCAAGAGGGAGATTTCATAGTGATATACTCAGATGTGAAGTGTGGCAAATAT atGATAAGAGGAGTGAAAGTGAGACAACAAGGTGTGAAACCAGAGACCAAGAAAGTAGGAAAATCGCAGAAAAACCAGCATGGGACAGGGACAAATGCATCAACTACAGCTTGTACTGCTGCTAATAATGGCACGCCATCGTCACCGAAAACCAAAGCTGAAAAAAGtagtaaattaatataa
- the LOC114395070 gene encoding B3 domain-containing transcription factor ABI3-like isoform X1 → MECEVELQGGDLHAGVVTEPNPIGFGTMENEHTLAVAEREMWLNSDQDEFLGVNDASMFYADFPPLPDFPCMSSSSSSSSALPFPVKTMTCSTRTTTTTTTSSSSSSSSWAVLKSDAEEDAEKNHCNRYMHDQLDATLSSTASMEVSQQKNLDPGLGGPVGECMDDVMDTFGYMELLEANDFFDPASIFQNEDNENPLVDFGTLEQHVPLHDEQHEMLHHQQGRTEEVDHQVPVCEEIQGDEEGGDGVGVDDEMSNVFLEWLKSNKDSVSANDLRNVKLKKATIESAARRLGGGKEAMKQLLKLILEWVQTSHLQNKRRKENNGSSISSALQAQFPDPSVQNNQNTQSGSFSPESNACFNNQTPWLSPQTFATDQAPLMVPPQQFQQPMVGYVGDPYTSGAASNNITTSHNHNSNNPYQPGAEQYHMLESAHSWPHSQFNVACHYSQSFGDNNGIFPHGGFGGGYGNNQYPYQFFHGPGDTLMRLGPSATKEARKKRMARQRRFLSHHRHHNGNHQNSGSDPHARLGGGDNCTTGLAAPHHANPTANWMYWQAMTGGAAGPLAPPAEPPAVDRSALQTQNCHQSRVASDRRQGWKPEKNLRFLLQKVLKQSDVGSLGRIVLPKKEAETHLPELEARDGISITMEDIGTSRVWNMRYSIRYWPNNKSRMYLLENTGDFVRANGLQEGDFIVIYSDVKCGKYMIRGVKVRQQGVKPETKKVGKSQKNQHGTGTNASTTACTAANNGTPSSPKTKAEKSSKLI, encoded by the exons ATGGAGTGTGAAGTTGAATTACAAGGGGGAGATCTGCATGCAGGGGTGGTAACTGAGCCAAACCCTATTGGTTTTGGCACCATGGAAAACGAACACACTTTGGCGGTTGCTGAGAGAGAGATGTGGCTGAACAGTGACCAAGACGAGTTCCTAGGAGTCAATGATGCTTCCATGTTCTACGCCGATTTCCCTCCTCTCCCTGATTTCCCTTGcatgtcatcatcatcatcttcttcttcagcaCTACCATTTCCTGTGAAGACCATGACATGTTCCACCAGAACCACAACAACAACCACCActtcctcttcttcctcttcctcatccTGGGCCGTGTTGAAATCAGATGCTGAGGAAGATGCAGAGAAAAATCATTGCAACCGCTACATGCATGACCAACTTGATGCAACTTTGTCTTCCACTGCTTCCATGGAGGTTTCTCAACAGAAAAACCTCGATCCTGGGCTTGGTGGCCCTGTTGGTGAGTGCATGGATGATGTTATGGACACTTTTGGGTACATGGAGCTTTTGGAGGCCAATGATTTCTTCGACCCTGCCTCTATCTTTCAGAACGAGGATAACGAAAACCCTTTAGTAGATTTCGGCACACTGGAGCAGCATGTGCCGTTGCATGATGAGCAACATGAAATGTTGCATCATCAGCAAGGGAGAACAGAAGAGGTTGATCATCAGGTTCCTGTGTGTGAAGAGATCCAAGGAGATGAAGAAGGTGGTGATGGTGTTGGAGTAGACGATGAGATGAGTAATGTGTTCTTGGAGTGGCTCAAGTCTAACAAGGATAGTGTCTCTGCTAATGATTTGAGGAATGTGAAGCTCAAGAAGGCGACGATTGAAAGTGCTGCGAGGCGGCTAGGGGGAGGAAAAGAAGCCATGAAGCAGTTGCTGAAGCTGATTCTTGAGTGGGTTCAAACCAGCCATCTTCAGAATAAGCGGCGTAAGGAGAATAACGGTAGCAGTATTAGCAGTGCACTTCAGGCACAGTTTCCGGATCCTAGTGTCCAGAACAACCAGAATACACAAAGTGGTTCATTTTCACCTGAATCAAACGCTTGTTTCAACAACCAGACACCGTGGTTGAGTCCTCAAACTTTTGCAACAGATCAGGCTCCTCTCATGGTGCCTCCACAGCAATTTCAACAACCCATGGTTGGGTATGTGGGTGACCCTTACACTAGTGGTGCTGCTTCAAATAACATCACAACTTCTCATAATCATAACAGCAACAACCCCTATCAACCTGGTGCAGAACAATATCACATGTTGGAGTCGGCACATTCATGGCCTCATTCTCAGTTCAATGTTGCTTGTCACTATAGCCAGTCTTTTGGGGACAATAATGGTATTTTCCCACATGGGGGTTTTGGTGGTGGCTATGGCAATAACCAGTACCCTTACCAGTTTTTTCATGGCCCTGGTGATACGTTGATGAGGTTGGGGCCCTCGGCGACGAAGGAAGCgaggaagaagagaatggcGAGGCAGAGAAGGTTTCTGTCTCATCACAGGCATCATAATGGTAATCACCAGAATTCAGGGTCAGACCCACATGCAAGATTGGGGGGTGGTGATAATTGCACCACTGGTTTGGCTGCACCTCATCATGCAAATCCTACAGCCAATTGGATGTACTGGCAGGCTATGACGGGCGGTGCGGCGGGTCCTTTGGCTCCCCCGGCCGAGCCGCCAGCTGTGGACCGGTCTGCCTTGCAGACACAGAATTGTCATCAGAGTCGAGTTGCATCAGATAGGAGACAG GGTTGGAAGCCTGAGAAAAACTTGAGGTTCCTTCTGCAGAAGGTGTTGAAACAAAGCGATGTGGGAAGTTTGGGGAGAATAGTTTTGCCAAAA AAAGAGGCAGAAACCCATTTGCCAGAGCTGGAGGCAAGAGATGGAATTTCCATAACAATGGAAGACATTGGAACTTCACGTGTTTGGAACATGCGCTATAG CATCAGATACTGGCCGAACAACAAAAGCAGAATGTATTTGCTCGAGAACACTG GTGACTTTGTGAGAGCCAATGGACTCCAAGAGGGAGATTTCATAGTGATATACTCAGATGTGAAGTGTGGCAAATAT atGATAAGAGGAGTGAAAGTGAGACAACAAGGTGTGAAACCAGAGACCAAGAAAGTAGGAAAATCGCAGAAAAACCAGCATGGGACAGGGACAAATGCATCAACTACAGCTTGTACTGCTGCTAATAATGGCACGCCATCGTCACCGAAAACCAAAGCTGAAAAAAGtagtaaattaatataa
- the LOC114395070 gene encoding B3 domain-containing transcription factor ABI3-like isoform X2, which produces MECEVELQGGDLHAGVVTEPNPIGFGTMENEHTLAVAEREMWLNSDQDEFLGVNDASMFYADFPPLPDFPCMSSSSSSSSALPFPVKTMTCSTRTTTTTTTSSSSSSSSWAVLKSDAEEDAEKNHCNRYMHDQLDATLSSTASMEVSQQKNLDPGLGGPVGECMDDVMDTFGYMELLEANDFFDPASIFQNEDNENPLVDFGTLEQHVPLHDEQHEMLHHQQGRTEEVDHQVPVCEEIQGDEEGGDGVGVDDEMSNVFLEWLKSNKDSVSANDLRNVKLKKATIESAARRLGGGKEAMKQLLKLILEWVQTSHLQNKRRKENNGSSISSALQAQFPDPSVQNNQNTQSGSFSPESNACFNNQTPWLSPQTFATDQAPLMVPPQQFQQPMVGYVGDPYTSGAASNNITTSHNHNSNNPYQPGAEQYHMLESAHSWPHSQFNVACHYSQSFGDNNGIFPHGGFGGGYGNNQYPYQFFHGPGDTLMRLGPSATKEARKKRMARQRRFLSHHRHHNGNHQNSGSDPHARLGGGDNCTTGLAAPHHANPTANWMYWQAMTGGAAGPLAPPAEPPAVDRSALQTQNCHQSRVASDRRQGWKPEKNLRFLLQKVLKQSDVGSLGRIVLPKKEAETHLPELEARDGISITMEDIGTSRVWNMRYRYWPNNKSRMYLLENTGDFVRANGLQEGDFIVIYSDVKCGKYMIRGVKVRQQGVKPETKKVGKSQKNQHGTGTNASTTACTAANNGTPSSPKTKAEKSSKLI; this is translated from the exons ATGGAGTGTGAAGTTGAATTACAAGGGGGAGATCTGCATGCAGGGGTGGTAACTGAGCCAAACCCTATTGGTTTTGGCACCATGGAAAACGAACACACTTTGGCGGTTGCTGAGAGAGAGATGTGGCTGAACAGTGACCAAGACGAGTTCCTAGGAGTCAATGATGCTTCCATGTTCTACGCCGATTTCCCTCCTCTCCCTGATTTCCCTTGcatgtcatcatcatcatcttcttcttcagcaCTACCATTTCCTGTGAAGACCATGACATGTTCCACCAGAACCACAACAACAACCACCActtcctcttcttcctcttcctcatccTGGGCCGTGTTGAAATCAGATGCTGAGGAAGATGCAGAGAAAAATCATTGCAACCGCTACATGCATGACCAACTTGATGCAACTTTGTCTTCCACTGCTTCCATGGAGGTTTCTCAACAGAAAAACCTCGATCCTGGGCTTGGTGGCCCTGTTGGTGAGTGCATGGATGATGTTATGGACACTTTTGGGTACATGGAGCTTTTGGAGGCCAATGATTTCTTCGACCCTGCCTCTATCTTTCAGAACGAGGATAACGAAAACCCTTTAGTAGATTTCGGCACACTGGAGCAGCATGTGCCGTTGCATGATGAGCAACATGAAATGTTGCATCATCAGCAAGGGAGAACAGAAGAGGTTGATCATCAGGTTCCTGTGTGTGAAGAGATCCAAGGAGATGAAGAAGGTGGTGATGGTGTTGGAGTAGACGATGAGATGAGTAATGTGTTCTTGGAGTGGCTCAAGTCTAACAAGGATAGTGTCTCTGCTAATGATTTGAGGAATGTGAAGCTCAAGAAGGCGACGATTGAAAGTGCTGCGAGGCGGCTAGGGGGAGGAAAAGAAGCCATGAAGCAGTTGCTGAAGCTGATTCTTGAGTGGGTTCAAACCAGCCATCTTCAGAATAAGCGGCGTAAGGAGAATAACGGTAGCAGTATTAGCAGTGCACTTCAGGCACAGTTTCCGGATCCTAGTGTCCAGAACAACCAGAATACACAAAGTGGTTCATTTTCACCTGAATCAAACGCTTGTTTCAACAACCAGACACCGTGGTTGAGTCCTCAAACTTTTGCAACAGATCAGGCTCCTCTCATGGTGCCTCCACAGCAATTTCAACAACCCATGGTTGGGTATGTGGGTGACCCTTACACTAGTGGTGCTGCTTCAAATAACATCACAACTTCTCATAATCATAACAGCAACAACCCCTATCAACCTGGTGCAGAACAATATCACATGTTGGAGTCGGCACATTCATGGCCTCATTCTCAGTTCAATGTTGCTTGTCACTATAGCCAGTCTTTTGGGGACAATAATGGTATTTTCCCACATGGGGGTTTTGGTGGTGGCTATGGCAATAACCAGTACCCTTACCAGTTTTTTCATGGCCCTGGTGATACGTTGATGAGGTTGGGGCCCTCGGCGACGAAGGAAGCgaggaagaagagaatggcGAGGCAGAGAAGGTTTCTGTCTCATCACAGGCATCATAATGGTAATCACCAGAATTCAGGGTCAGACCCACATGCAAGATTGGGGGGTGGTGATAATTGCACCACTGGTTTGGCTGCACCTCATCATGCAAATCCTACAGCCAATTGGATGTACTGGCAGGCTATGACGGGCGGTGCGGCGGGTCCTTTGGCTCCCCCGGCCGAGCCGCCAGCTGTGGACCGGTCTGCCTTGCAGACACAGAATTGTCATCAGAGTCGAGTTGCATCAGATAGGAGACAG GGTTGGAAGCCTGAGAAAAACTTGAGGTTCCTTCTGCAGAAGGTGTTGAAACAAAGCGATGTGGGAAGTTTGGGGAGAATAGTTTTGCCAAAA AAAGAGGCAGAAACCCATTTGCCAGAGCTGGAGGCAAGAGATGGAATTTCCATAACAATGGAAGACATTGGAACTTCACGTGTTTGGAACATGCGCTATAG ATACTGGCCGAACAACAAAAGCAGAATGTATTTGCTCGAGAACACTG GTGACTTTGTGAGAGCCAATGGACTCCAAGAGGGAGATTTCATAGTGATATACTCAGATGTGAAGTGTGGCAAATAT atGATAAGAGGAGTGAAAGTGAGACAACAAGGTGTGAAACCAGAGACCAAGAAAGTAGGAAAATCGCAGAAAAACCAGCATGGGACAGGGACAAATGCATCAACTACAGCTTGTACTGCTGCTAATAATGGCACGCCATCGTCACCGAAAACCAAAGCTGAAAAAAGtagtaaattaatataa